Proteins encoded within one genomic window of Synechococcus sp. PCC 7335:
- a CDS encoding putative Ig domain-containing protein codes for MNKLLQRSLVIIDSNVDDYQVLVDGVIEGAEVFVLDSHRDGVQQITEILTHQPTTSSSLHIVSHGAPGTLYLGDGELSLKNLSRYVEELKTWPVDELLLYGCNVAAGDAGEEFITKLYRSTRVPIAASSTKIGNAALDGNWMLDVTTHQQNVELAINPFTTHVYAHALAALPDVDEIFTINGNASRTSANEIRLTENANGQSGSAYSNARIDFNFDWDFTFDLYFGTNDGGADGIGFVLHNDPDGDRAVGLSGGGLGIAGVERSVGIEFDTFFNSGTSDISSDHTSILDPETESSFTSPSALPNLEDGNYHTVVVSWDAGAQTLSYSIDSIDIDSLTQDLITSDFGGSNLIYWGFGAATGGSTNEHRVRVQTFNGRLIDDSGNNIVNTVEDSDGDGINNDVDLDSDSDGILNSIEGFTIASAGAGTATVVSATAGHEASNAVDGDATTYWEVEPVDSGASESTSTYIYNPPSGRNVDSFFGEPKSTGSDIAEIDASKHAMVVWHDFNASPTTAEATAMLNYVRDGGTLYVGFENLNFTTQNEAKFSQIVDRVLNFNLRIDSDSSGPSSAPEGNLVGASGSVTTAASGIFSREDSQPISSQNQLIVNDSNSDIYGVVYDSSDMQDGFTGNLILVGDVNMYEEANAGFFSSIQSFAEPELSVFTYTLNTPQDMSEVTLEVATAGVNDGDVLVVYDADGAEVNRSNLSGGGITYTVDLGGIFNVGKIELLDEDADEDTQVAKITFAVDSDGDGIANHLDLDSDNDGLPDNIEAQSTVSYIVPSGSDSDNDGLDDAYEGAGDAGLTPINSDSDSAPDYIDIDSDGDGISDTEEAELTLNTLDVGANGLDNDAESSDDYSDVNGIIDDPTTLPDADGDLEFGGDVDFRDSTFTDLVNDVPLFTIGADQTVTEDAGAQSITGWATNISAGADNEADQTLSFNVSTDNDSLFSVLPSIDASGNLTYTAAQDANGSAIVTVSLSDDGGTANGGVDTSASQTFTITVDAENDTPVVGQTISDPTATQDIPFSFSIPQNSFTDVEGDPLTYTATLADDSPLPSWLSFDPATLTFSGIPAGSDVGTVNVKVTASDPASASVSSNFQLDVASNFTPVVGQTISDPTATQDIPFSFSLPQNSFTDADSDPLIYTATLADGSPLPSWLSFDPATLTFSGIPSGSDVGTVNVKVTATDSSTASVSSNFQLDVASNFIPVVGQAISTQAITQDIPFSFSLPQNSFTDADSDPLTYAATLSDDSPLPSWLSFDPATRTFSGVPSRSDVGTVNVKVTASDPASASVSSNFQLDVASNFTPVVGQTISDPTVFRGTPFSFSLPQNSFTDADSDPLTYAATLADDSPLPSWLSFDPATRTFSGIPSRSDIGTVNIKVTATDSSTASVSSNFQLNIASSVSKLNTGRQAGGLSIEDIGSAKSLRLGFDDFGLKGVGELVIYNVEEDGSRTRIDSFFSLDGKRLSSDYRADFSINSDLLFSGGQLQFELVENGNVRTGTLALENDNRAVFDFGDNARLAVLLNDEDTAPNLLRNDATTLDLTEQNGSDVTLNFTVYREAAFNSIVGFYRTDDADGSIIDPLTGETLQPGDDGYREAALSRQQNVQLSTRNREVSIFSTTLEGGGFLGIYLISNGSDATNDDLFFSSMGMNGGNDHVKALGDNIFGFEDMGGMGDQDFNDVVVKVDIA; via the coding sequence ATGAACAAATTACTTCAACGTTCCCTAGTCATCATTGATTCTAACGTTGACGACTATCAAGTGCTTGTTGATGGAGTAATTGAAGGAGCAGAAGTATTTGTTCTCGACTCCCACCGCGACGGCGTCCAGCAAATCACCGAAATTCTTACACACCAACCTACAACTTCCTCATCTCTCCATATTGTCTCCCACGGTGCACCTGGTACCCTCTACCTAGGCGATGGTGAACTCAGCCTCAAAAATCTGAGTCGATATGTAGAGGAGCTGAAAACTTGGCCGGTTGATGAACTTCTACTCTACGGCTGTAACGTTGCAGCGGGTGATGCAGGCGAAGAATTTATCACAAAACTCTATCGCTCGACTAGAGTACCCATCGCTGCGTCCAGTACCAAAATTGGAAATGCAGCGCTTGATGGCAACTGGATGCTAGATGTCACTACTCATCAACAAAATGTTGAGTTGGCGATCAATCCATTCACAACTCACGTCTATGCTCATGCTTTAGCCGCATTACCTGACGTGGATGAAATTTTCACTATTAATGGAAATGCGTCTCGAACTAGTGCCAACGAAATTCGACTTACTGAAAACGCTAACGGCCAAAGTGGTTCAGCTTATTCCAATGCTCGCATTGACTTCAACTTTGACTGGGACTTTACTTTCGACCTGTATTTTGGCACAAACGATGGCGGAGCAGATGGTATCGGCTTTGTGCTACATAACGATCCTGATGGTGACAGAGCTGTAGGTCTTTCTGGAGGGGGACTTGGTATTGCAGGCGTAGAAAGGTCAGTGGGTATTGAGTTTGATACTTTCTTCAATAGTGGAACTAGTGATATCTCTTCTGATCACACGTCGATTCTAGATCCTGAAACAGAATCATCTTTCACATCGCCAAGCGCTCTACCAAACCTTGAAGATGGTAATTACCATACGGTTGTTGTCAGTTGGGATGCGGGTGCCCAAACTCTAAGCTACAGCATTGATAGCATTGACATAGACTCTCTCACGCAAGACCTCATCACTTCAGACTTTGGAGGCAGTAATCTTATTTACTGGGGTTTTGGTGCTGCAACTGGTGGTTCAACAAACGAGCACAGAGTTCGGGTACAAACTTTTAACGGTCGCCTGATCGATGACTCTGGTAACAACATCGTGAATACCGTTGAAGATTCAGACGGCGATGGTATTAACAACGACGTTGATCTCGACTCAGACAGCGACGGCATCTTGAATTCAATAGAAGGATTTACAATTGCATCAGCAGGAGCCGGAACCGCAACGGTGGTCAGCGCGACAGCCGGGCATGAAGCTAGCAACGCCGTCGATGGCGACGCCACGACATATTGGGAAGTAGAACCAGTAGATAGTGGTGCTTCTGAATCTACTTCTACATACATATATAATCCCCCTTCTGGCCGGAACGTAGATTCATTCTTTGGCGAGCCTAAATCCACAGGCTCTGACATAGCAGAAATTGATGCATCAAAGCATGCAATGGTCGTCTGGCATGACTTCAATGCATCGCCTACTACTGCTGAAGCAACTGCCATGCTGAATTATGTTCGCGATGGTGGCACCCTGTATGTTGGATTCGAGAACCTTAATTTCACTACTCAAAACGAAGCTAAGTTTAGCCAAATCGTAGACCGGGTTCTTAATTTCAACCTACGCATCGATAGTGATAGTAGCGGCCCATCTTCAGCTCCAGAAGGTAACTTAGTTGGTGCGTCAGGTAGCGTCACAACTGCAGCTTCAGGCATCTTCAGCCGAGAAGACAGTCAGCCTATTTCATCTCAAAACCAGCTCATCGTCAACGACTCCAACAGTGATATCTATGGTGTCGTTTATGACTCTTCTGATATGCAGGACGGATTCACAGGAAATCTAATCCTGGTTGGCGACGTCAACATGTATGAAGAGGCTAATGCTGGTTTTTTTAGCAGTATTCAGTCGTTTGCAGAGCCTGAGCTTTCAGTCTTCACATACACGCTGAACACTCCTCAGGACATGAGTGAAGTGACGTTGGAAGTCGCCACTGCTGGTGTCAACGATGGGGATGTACTAGTTGTCTATGATGCTGATGGAGCCGAAGTCAATCGCAGCAACCTCTCAGGTGGTGGAATCACTTACACTGTTGATCTCGGAGGCATCTTCAATGTTGGCAAAATTGAACTTCTCGATGAAGATGCAGACGAAGATACACAAGTCGCCAAGATCACCTTTGCCGTTGACAGTGATGGTGATGGAATCGCCAACCACCTCGATTTAGATTCTGATAATGATGGACTTCCTGACAACATCGAAGCTCAATCAACAGTTTCTTACATAGTCCCTTCTGGTAGCGATAGTGATAACGATGGCTTAGACGATGCATACGAAGGTGCAGGAGATGCTGGTCTCACTCCTATTAATAGTGATTCTGACTCAGCTCCTGACTACATCGACATTGACAGCGATGGCGATGGCATAAGCGACACTGAAGAAGCAGAGCTAACACTCAACACCCTTGATGTCGGAGCGAATGGTCTTGATAACGATGCCGAATCTTCGGATGATTATAGTGACGTAAACGGCATCATTGATGACCCCACAACTTTACCCGATGCAGATGGTGACCTAGAATTTGGTGGCGACGTTGACTTCCGTGACAGTACTTTCACAGATTTAGTAAATGATGTTCCCCTATTCACGATAGGGGCAGACCAAACGGTTACAGAAGATGCTGGCGCACAGAGCATCACCGGTTGGGCCACTAATATCTCGGCAGGAGCAGATAACGAAGCAGACCAGACCCTAAGCTTCAACGTCAGCACTGACAATGACTCACTCTTCAGCGTTCTACCTAGTATTGATGCGTCAGGGAACCTGACCTATACTGCTGCACAAGATGCGAACGGGAGTGCAATCGTTACCGTCAGTCTCTCAGATGATGGCGGTACTGCAAACGGCGGCGTCGATACCAGCGCTTCTCAGACCTTTACCATCACTGTAGATGCTGAAAACGATACGCCAGTAGTAGGCCAAACAATCTCAGACCCAACAGCGACACAAGACATTCCGTTTAGTTTCTCTATTCCACAAAACAGCTTCACCGATGTTGAGGGGGACCCGCTTACCTACACTGCAACGCTCGCCGATGACAGTCCTCTACCTAGCTGGCTGAGCTTCGACCCGGCTACTCTCACCTTCAGTGGTATCCCTGCCGGAAGTGACGTCGGCACTGTGAACGTTAAGGTCACCGCATCAGACCCCGCTTCCGCTTCGGTTAGTAGCAACTTCCAACTAGATGTCGCCTCTAATTTCACGCCAGTAGTAGGCCAAACGATCTCAGACCCAACAGCAACACAAGACATTCCGTTCAGTTTCTCTCTTCCTCAAAACAGCTTCACCGATGCGGATTCGGATCCTCTCATCTACACTGCAACGCTCGCCGATGGCAGTCCTCTACCTAGCTGGCTAAGCTTTGATCCGGCTACTCTTACCTTCAGCGGTATCCCTTCTGGAAGTGACGTCGGTACTGTGAACGTGAAGGTCACCGCAACAGACTCATCTACCGCTTCAGTTAGTAGCAACTTCCAACTAGATGTCGCCTCTAATTTCATACCAGTAGTAGGTCAGGCAATTTCGACCCAGGCAATAACACAAGACATTCCGTTTAGTTTCTCTCTTCCTCAAAACAGCTTCACCGATGCGGACTCGGATCCGCTTACCTACGCTGCGACGCTCAGCGATGACAGTCCTCTACCTAGCTGGCTAAGCTTCGACCCGGCTACTCGAACCTTCAGCGGTGTCCCCTCTAGAAGTGATGTCGGCACTGTAAACGTTAAGGTCACCGCATCGGACCCCGCTTCCGCTTCGGTTAGTAGCAACTTCCAACTAGATGTCGCCTCTAATTTCACACCAGTAGTAGGCCAAACAATCTCAGACCCGACAGTATTCCGAGGCACTCCGTTCAGTTTCTCTCTTCCTCAAAACAGCTTCACCGATGCGGACTCAGATCCACTTACCTACGCTGCGACGCTCGCCGATGACAGTCCTCTACCTAGCTGGCTAAGCTTCGACCCGGCTACCCGAACCTTCAGCGGCATCCCCTCTAGAAGTGATATCGGCACTGTAAACATCAAGGTCACCGCAACAGACTCATCTACCGCTTCAGTTAGCAGCAACTTCCAACTAAATATCGCCTCTTCCGTATCTAAGTTAAATACTGGTAGGCAAGCAGGCGGACTTAGCATCGAAGACATCGGCTCTGCCAAATCGCTTCGACTAGGCTTCGACGACTTTGGCCTTAAGGGGGTAGGCGAGTTAGTTATCTATAACGTAGAAGAAGACGGCAGCAGAACTCGAATTGACAGCTTCTTTTCACTCGATGGGAAAAGACTCTCTAGCGACTACAGAGCTGACTTCTCAATCAATAGTGACCTACTATTCTCTGGCGGACAGCTACAGTTTGAGCTAGTCGAGAATGGTAATGTTCGTACTGGCACCTTAGCGTTGGAAAACGATAATCGGGCTGTCTTTGACTTCGGTGATAATGCGCGACTAGCCGTTCTACTCAACGATGAGGACACCGCGCCAAACCTACTACGGAACGATGCAACAACGCTCGATCTGACTGAACAGAACGGTAGCGACGTTACCCTCAACTTCACTGTATATAGAGAAGCTGCATTCAACAGCATCGTCGGATTCTACCGTACTGACGATGCCGATGGCAGTATCATCGATCCCTTGACTGGTGAGACTCTACAGCCTGGTGACGATGGCTATAGGGAAGCTGCACTTTCTCGTCAGCAAAATGTACAGCTCTCGACTCGCAACAGGGAAGTCTCTATCTTCTCTACCACTCTAGAGGGCGGCGGCTTCCTCGGAATCTATCTCATTTCAAACGGAAGCGATGCGACTAACGATGATCTATTCTTCAGCAGCATGGGCATGAACGGCGGCAATGACCATGTGAAGGCACTGGGCGATAATATCTTTGGCTTTGAAGACATGGGTGGCATGGGCGACCAAGACTTCAACGATGTCGTTGTAAAAGTCGACATCGCCTAG
- a CDS encoding TldD/PmbA family protein yields the protein MAKTVKENDFVADLPEQLLDRAIAAGAQAAEVYQSSSFDRPAIFEANRLKQVETTQAEGVSLRLWKEGRPGVAVGYGPVEPNVLIEKALAVSQLNQSETPRLASGQQLDFGAIGHSVPVEQLIEQGQAAIAHIKEHFPDAVCEAELSCNVETTRLINSKGLDYRHQDTTLGGYLNADLIGQDDFLSVGDGVIGRDRIDVIRAANSIVERMAWAQQTVASRSAQIPVIFTTRAAGLLWGTLRSALNGKNVVEGTSPWGNRWGDCVISPAITLRQDPQIGPYSCPFDDEGVLTQPIEFVDKGVVKNWYTDLATGLRTDIPSIDGSSGNGIRPGLGGYPTPGLINLLVTTSDLSWNELIAQPTEAIIVDQIMGEGGDIAGNLSVNLDLGYRVSAGEIIGRVKDTMVSGNAYVALKNLIALGSDAEWSGSTYTPSVVVDGLFVTG from the coding sequence ATGGCCAAGACAGTAAAGGAGAATGATTTTGTCGCTGATTTGCCAGAGCAGCTTTTAGATAGGGCGATCGCAGCGGGTGCGCAGGCAGCAGAGGTCTATCAGTCTAGCTCGTTTGATCGGCCTGCTATCTTTGAAGCCAATCGGCTGAAGCAAGTTGAGACAACGCAGGCTGAGGGCGTTTCCTTACGGCTATGGAAAGAGGGCAGGCCCGGTGTTGCAGTAGGCTATGGCCCCGTTGAACCCAACGTACTCATCGAAAAGGCACTAGCGGTGAGTCAGTTGAACCAGTCTGAAACTCCCCGGCTAGCAAGTGGTCAGCAACTAGACTTTGGTGCGATTGGGCATTCAGTGCCAGTAGAGCAGCTAATTGAGCAAGGCCAGGCGGCGATCGCCCATATAAAAGAGCACTTTCCAGACGCTGTCTGCGAAGCAGAACTCTCTTGTAATGTGGAAACGACTCGGCTGATTAATTCTAAGGGTCTAGATTATCGCCATCAGGATACGACATTAGGCGGCTATCTTAATGCTGATCTGATTGGCCAAGATGATTTTTTGAGTGTAGGCGACGGGGTGATTGGACGCGATCGCATTGACGTGATCAGGGCTGCTAATAGCATTGTAGAGAGAATGGCCTGGGCGCAGCAGACGGTAGCTTCTAGAAGCGCTCAGATACCCGTAATTTTTACGACAAGAGCAGCAGGTCTGCTCTGGGGCACATTGCGATCGGCGCTTAATGGAAAGAACGTAGTAGAAGGTACCTCGCCTTGGGGAAATAGGTGGGGCGATTGTGTTATCTCGCCAGCGATCACACTGCGCCAAGATCCTCAGATAGGGCCTTATAGCTGTCCTTTTGATGATGAGGGAGTATTGACTCAGCCAATTGAATTTGTAGATAAAGGCGTAGTCAAAAACTGGTATACAGACTTAGCAACTGGGCTGAGGACTGATATTCCTAGTATCGATGGATCGAGTGGCAATGGCATCCGACCTGGATTAGGCGGATATCCTACGCCAGGACTGATTAATCTGTTGGTAACTACTAGCGACTTATCGTGGAACGAGCTGATTGCCCAACCGACTGAGGCAATTATCGTCGATCAGATCATGGGAGAGGGCGGCGATATTGCCGGCAACCTTTCAGTCAACTTAGACTTAGGCTATCGAGTCAGTGCCGGGGAGATAATTGGCCGTGTGAAAGACACTATGGTTTCTGGCAATGCCTACGTCGCCTTAAAGAACCTAATTGCTTTAGGGAGTGATGCTGAATGGAGCGGTTCTACCTATACGCCCTCGGTAGTAGTAGATGGTCTTTTTGTGACAGGCTAA
- a CDS encoding cation:proton antiporter subunit C: MIFLEACVFTTVLFGFFGILLKKNLLMKVLSMDVMSTGVISFYVLVAARTGVFTPILSDESPQAVAYADPVPQAVILTAIVIGLSIQALMLVGVMKLSNHYPSLNCDEIEESVG; encoded by the coding sequence ATGATCTTTTTAGAAGCGTGCGTGTTCACCACCGTATTATTTGGATTTTTTGGTATTTTACTCAAGAAAAATCTGCTGATGAAGGTGCTATCGATGGACGTGATGAGCACAGGCGTCATCTCGTTTTATGTCTTGGTTGCGGCGCGTACGGGTGTGTTTACTCCTATTCTCTCAGATGAGTCGCCACAGGCTGTTGCCTATGCAGACCCCGTTCCTCAAGCAGTAATCTTGACAGCAATTGTGATTGGTCTGTCGATCCAAGCGCTGATGCTAGTAGGGGTAATGAAGCTCTCAAACCACTACCCTTCTCTAAACTGTGATGAGATAGAGGAGTCAGTTGGGTGA
- a CDS encoding SGNH/GDSL hydrolase family protein: MNSYFFNSTLRNRLTLLAAGIALISSITFSYTQAVEAAPSDDLTELTTNFNRYLKNELEDLESALPDISIASFDANTFFANELPMTLTETTQSCVQGPPLAPASSPVSICVDPAEYLFFDEIHPTATVHGLMGERIIGAINRATRENISELFIFGDSLSDFRNVFGFSGETFPPRTVTQGPLLGSPLYASGRFTNGRLWWSQLLSEYSISSPTPYYQEVLKGSPPSLADGSINFAVGGATTGTDNAGNAQSPPFPVELPGLKDQIDDFESLALSGGGADPDALYVIWAGPNNFLGAFIPIDPANPFGPFTDFTTDVAQPVDDIVVAIEDLYNLGARKFLVNNMYDMGATPLAQDIDILFP, encoded by the coding sequence ATGAATAGCTACTTTTTTAACTCAACTCTGAGAAATCGCCTCACACTACTAGCTGCAGGTATAGCGCTCATAAGCAGCATCACTTTTAGCTACACACAAGCTGTAGAAGCTGCCCCTTCAGACGACCTAACGGAACTCACAACCAACTTCAACAGGTATCTCAAGAACGAACTTGAGGATTTAGAAAGTGCGCTGCCTGATATTAGTATCGCCTCGTTCGATGCAAATACATTCTTCGCAAACGAGCTACCGATGACACTAACAGAGACCACACAGTCATGTGTCCAAGGTCCGCCCCTAGCACCTGCTAGTTCGCCAGTCAGCATTTGCGTAGATCCAGCTGAATATCTGTTTTTTGATGAGATACATCCTACGGCCACCGTGCATGGTCTTATGGGCGAGAGGATAATTGGAGCCATCAATCGAGCGACTCGAGAGAACATATCAGAACTCTTTATTTTCGGAGATAGTCTGAGCGACTTTCGCAATGTTTTTGGCTTTTCTGGAGAGACATTTCCTCCTCGTACCGTCACTCAAGGCCCGCTTTTAGGAAGCCCTTTGTACGCCAGTGGCAGATTTACTAATGGTCGCCTGTGGTGGAGTCAACTCCTTAGCGAATATTCAATATCTAGTCCTACTCCGTATTATCAAGAAGTGCTTAAAGGTAGTCCACCAAGTCTTGCAGATGGCAGCATAAACTTTGCCGTAGGGGGCGCCACAACCGGTACTGACAATGCAGGTAATGCTCAAAGCCCGCCTTTTCCAGTCGAGCTGCCCGGTTTGAAAGACCAAATAGACGATTTCGAGTCGCTAGCGCTATCGGGAGGTGGCGCAGATCCAGATGCGCTGTATGTGATATGGGCTGGACCTAACAACTTTCTTGGAGCATTTATTCCTATAGATCCCGCTAATCCGTTTGGCCCCTTCACAGACTTCACAACTGATGTAGCTCAGCCTGTCGATGATATTGTTGTCGCTATTGAAGATCTGTACAATCTAGGCGCTCGCAAGTTCCTAGTCAACAATATGTACGATATGGGGGCCACCCCACTAGCGCAGGATATCGATATCTTGTTTCCATAA